One window of the Dreissena polymorpha isolate Duluth1 chromosome 5, UMN_Dpol_1.0, whole genome shotgun sequence genome contains the following:
- the LOC127832527 gene encoding uncharacterized protein LOC127832527 — MNTFNPQADLCCDGYPSPKFKNNTVLKCCGNTTIDPAITLCCNVAAMVKKSDPADDCCCGSKTLNSKKQICCGNVPQPLYGPRTTCCDKTSYDKDTHVCCDGKVVKKNKPTDDFCCGSTTFDTKTQICCIDMPFGKKGQNTECCGQYSYNPDEELCCLGIPRPKSAKGDDCCCGNETINTKFMVCCNELPQKSYGKNTKCCGQTSYDADTHLCCGMTVVKKDNNGDNCCCGKFNTYNTYSQVCCQDMFPRPAVAGKNTLCCEKLSYDPSKEICCKGELRNKTNSGDNCCCGKTTMNIDKQICCDGVPQDLKENNTACCGFKSYDTSAQICCQGAIRTKKDKKDDCCCGDQTTYNTGSEICCSGNPQKLVGGKFTDCCNGVSYDMTKSLCCDGKIVAKTDANDNACCGKTTLNTNKQICCNSVPQVLVAGTNTQCCGVQSYDPDAMLCCDTGVMRNKTGKNDTCCCGDTFTMNTQTQVCCQGTTPQPLFSGITKCCGTQSYDAFTHICCDLKVYKKNKDSDDTCCGSTPITSSEQICCKNVPQPGGKFQTCCGVKSYNVQTQICCNSEIRNKKATNDNCCCGNTTADLEKEICCIDMPMPLRGQTQPKEFTRCCLKESYDIRTQFCCEGIVLPKTATEDNCCCDKKTFNSNSQVCCQSKFVQPIRVSAALTLCCGAESYNSNSHICCDNNEIRQKSNSSDNCCCGKTTFNTGSQVCCDGTTPQPSYGPSTQCCDKVSYDPKMHVCCNSKLVMKSDPKDDCCCGNRSISSLTQICCEDTPQNVVNEKQYTSCCYKKSFDTREQLCCEEGLRKKRNSSDDCCCGKTTYNTETEVCCIGEPKPAVAGNKTACCARESYSPDNTLCCDGKLIGKKSPDEDCCCGDIAINTNTTICCNGNPTPLQPGGVTLCCLTTSYSPSTHICCDGKYVRQKTNADHNTCCGEKGTYNAQSQLCCNGVPQNAVNGIFTDCCGTKSFDTKSQLCCDRGVTALRNTNDNCCCGNTTMNTNSEVCCNGVPKTPVGDIKYGTCCGEYPMNTQLELCCNEKVIKKADVKDNCCCGTTTINA, encoded by the coding sequence ATGAACACATTTAATCCACAAGCAGATTTGTGTTGTGATGGATATCCTAGTCCTAAATTTAAGAATAACACTGTGCTTAAATGTTGTGGCAACACAACAATCGATCCAGCGATAACCTTGTGTTGCAATGTTGCTGCAATGGTGAAAAAATCGGACCCAGCAGACGATTGTTGTTGCGGAAGTAAAACACTTAACTCCAAAAAGCAAATATGCTGCGGAAATGTTCCCCAACCTTTGTATGGACCAAGAACAACGTGCTGTGACAAGACAAGTTATGATAAAGACACTCATGTTTGTTGCGATGGAAAAGTCGTGAAGAAGAATAAACCGACTGACGATTTCTGTTGCGGCTCAACCACCTTTGATACGAAAACTCAGATTTGTTGCATTGACATGCCATTCGGAAAGAAGGGACAAAATACTGAGTGCTGTGGGCAGTACAGTTATAACCCTGATGAAGAGCTGTGTTGCTTAGGAATACCCAGACCAAAGAGTGCTAAAGGCGATGACTGTTGCTGTGGAAATGAAACAATTAACACGAAGTTTATGGTGTGTTGCAATGAACTGCCACAGAAATCGTACGgcaaaaacacaaaatgttgCGGACAAACAAGTTATGACGCGGATACACATCTTTGTTGCGGTATGACCGTTGTAAAGAAAGATAATAATGGTGACAATTGTTGTTGCGGGAAATTTAATACCTACAATACATATTCTCAAGTGTGTTGCCAGGATATGTTTCCAAGACCAGCTGTTGCTGGAAAGAATACTTTGTGTTGTGAAAAACTAAGTTACGATCCTAGCAAAGAAATATGCTGCAAAGGGGaattaagaaataaaacaaactctGGCGATAACTGTTGCTGTGGTAAAACAACGATGAACATTGATAAACAGATCTGCTGTGATGGTGTTCCGCAAGATTTGAAAGAAAATAACACAGCTTGTTGTGGTTTTAAATCGTATGATACGTCGGCTCAGATTTGTTGTCAAGGAGCTATAAGAACCAAGAAGGATAAGAAAGATGATTGCTGCTGCGGCGATCAGACAACATATAATACAGGAAGTGAAATATGTTGCAGTGGAAATCCCCAGAAACTTGTAGGAGGCAAGTTTACCGATTGTTGTAATGGCGTCAGTTATGATATGACAAAAAGCCTATGTTGCGACGGAAAAATCGTAGCTAAAACGGATGCAAATGACAACGCATGTTGCGGCAAAACAAcacttaatacaaataaacaaatatgttgTAATTCAGTACCTCAGGTTTTAGTTGCTGGCACCAACACACAGTGTTGTGGTGTTCAAAGTTACGATCCGGATGCAATGCTATGTTGCGATACAGGGGTCATGAGAAATAAGACTGGTAAAAACGACACTTGCTGTTGTGGCGACACTTTTACAATGAATACGCAAACTCAGGTATGTTGTCAAGGTACCACCCCGCAGCCGTTGTTTTCTGGCATTACAAAATGTTGCGGAACACAAAGCTACGATGCCTTTACACATATATGTTGCGATTTAAAGGTTTACAAGAAAAACAAGGACTCTGATGATACATGCTGTGGTTCAACGCCAATAACTTCATCAGAACAAATATGTTGTAAGAATGTGCCCCAACCTGGTGGTAAATTCCAGACCTGCTGTGGCGTCAAGAGCTATAATGTCCAAACGCAGATATGCTGTAATAGCGAAATTCGCAATAAGAAAGCAACTAACGACAATTGTTGTTGTGGTAATACAACTGCCGATTTAGAAAAAGAAATATGTTGCATCGATATGCCTATGCCACTACGCGGTCAAACGCAGCCAAAGGAGTTCACTAGATGTTGTCTGAAAGAGAGCTACGACATTCGAACACAATTTTGCTGCGAAGGCATTGTTTTACCTAAGACTGCAACGGAAGACAATTGTTGCTGCGATAAAAAGACATTTAACAGCAACTCACAGGTATGTTGTCAATCAAAATTTGTCCAGCCCATACGCGTAAGCGCTGCATTAACACTATGTTGTGGTGCAGAAAGTTATAATTCTAATTCGCATATATGTTGCGATAACAACGAAATTCGACAGAAGTCCAACTCATCCGATAACTGTTGCTGTGGGAAAACAACCTTCAACACTGGCTCACAAGTGTGCTGTGATGGAACAACGCCTCAACCTTCCTATGGTCCTAGTACACAATGCTGCGATAAAGTAAGCTACGATCCTAAAATGCATGTGTGCTGCAATAGCAAATTGGTAATGAAATCAGACCCTAAGGATGACTGTTGTTGTGGAAACAGATCTATTTCCTCGCTTACACAGATCTGTTGCGAGGATACACCACAAAACGTAGTCAATGAAAAACAGTACACATCCTGTTGTTACAAGAAGAGCTTTGATACGAGAGAGCAACTGTGTTGTGAGGAAGGATTACGTAAGAAAAGAAACAGCTCCGATGATTGTTGTTGTGGCAAAACAACGTACAACACAGAAACAGAAGTGTGTTGCATTGGTGAGCCAAAGCCCGCTGTGGCGGGAAACAAAACGGCCTGTTGTGCTAGAGAAAGTTATAGTCCGGACAACACGCTGTGTTGTGATGGTAAATTGATAGGTAAGAAAAGTCCAGACGAAGATTGCTGTTGTGGGGATATTgcaattaatacaaatacaacaatATGTTGTAATGGAAATCCAACGCCATTGCAACCAGGTGGTGTCACGCTTTGCTGTCTGACAACTAGTTATTCTCCTTCGACGCACATTTGTTGCGACGGCAAATACGTGCGACAGAAAACGAACGCCGATCATAACACGTGTTGCGGCGAGAAAGGAACTTACAATGCCCAGAGCCAGTTATGTTGCAATGGAGTGCCGCAAAATGCGGTCAACGGAATATTTACGGACTGTTGCGGCACTAAAAGCTTCGATACGAAGTCCCAGCTCTGCTGTGACAGAGGCGTAACAGCGTTGAGAAACACTAATGATAACTGCTGTTGTGGGAACACTACAATGAATACGAACAGCGAGGTATGTTGTAACGGCGTTCCAAAGACCCCTGTAGGAGACATTAAATACGGAACGTGCTGTGGAGAGTATCCAATGAATACACAACTAGAACTTTGCTGTAATGAGAAGGTTATTAAGAAGGCAGATGTAAAAGATAATTGCTGTTGTGGAACTACGACAATTAACGCATGA
- the LOC127832531 gene encoding galaxin-like, translating to MTTVAAGKPRLTLKLKSAAKDNRNPGGTVTIVVEKSAILLMILYCCEGGLRKKRDKKDNCCCGNTTINTDTEICCGQAPQPKTNGDKTKCCGKTSYDSDGYVCCGNKIVKKDSKTDNWCCGDKAIDTSTEICCNDQPCDSIAGPNTLCCGTRCYNPAEQICCDNFGLRKKTTADDNCCCGNSTIKSPDQICCLGTPAKSYGPTTECCGVDSYDTTTHLCCDGMKVNKQDKSHDCCCKSTTFSSLQHICCGDKVKVLQSGGPAYTTCCNDESMSVVTHLCCEGKMVAKNTNADDCCCGKTTMDAASKVCCNGNPQPRYKPITKCCLTLSYNPDTHICCNDVVTKKQNNSDYVCCGNTTIDTNTQICCMDTPQPKTGNQTNCCMKVSYDAANFICCDEGVRKKTSPDDTCCCGSKYTFNPDTEVCCQGEMPQERIGGPVLQMLWIQKLRFFCKNMLQRNACK from the coding sequence ATGACGACTGTTGCTGCGGGAAAACCACGGTTAACACTAAAACTGAAATCTGCTGCGAAGGACAACCGCAACCCGGGGGGAACCGTCACGATTGTTGTGGAAAAGTCAGCTATTCTATTGATGATTCTATATTGCTGTGAAGGTGGGCTTAGGAAAAAGCGTGATAAGAAAGATAACTGTTGTTGTGGCAATACAACTATAAATACCGATACCGAGATATGTTGCGGTCAAGCTCCACAGCCTAAAACGAACGGCGACAAGACAAAGTGTTGTGGCAAAACATCATATGACTCGGATGGATACGTTTGTTGTGggaataaaattgtaaagaaagatAGTAAAACTGATAACTGGTGTTGTGGCGATAAGGCGATAGATACATCTACTGAAATATGTTGCAACGATCAACCATGTGATTCTATTGCGGGGCCAAATACCTTGTGCTGTGGAACACGTTGCTATAATCCAGCGGAACAAATTTGTTGCGATAATTTCGGTCTGAGGAAGAAGACAACCGCAGATGACAATTGCTGCTGTGGAAACTCAACAATCAAATCACCAGACCAGATATGCTGTCTAGGAACACCAGCAAAATCGTATGGACCTACCACAGAATGCTGTGGTGTCGATAGTTACGATACCACTACTCATTTATGTTGTGATGGTATGAAAGTGAACAAGCAAGATAAATCACACGACTGCTGCTGCAAAAGTACAACATTTAGTTCGCTTCAACACATTTGTTGCGGGGATAAAGTCAAAGTTTTACAATCCGGTGGACCTGCGTACACAACGTGTTGTAATGATGAAAGTATGAGTGTCGTGACTCACTTATGCTGCGAAGGGAAAATGGTGGCTAAAAATACCAACGCAGACGATTGTTGTTGTGGTAAAACAACTATGGATGCTGCAAGTAAGGTTTGTTGCAATGGCAATCCACAGCCTAGGTACAAACCAATAACAAAATGTTGCTTGACCTTAAGCTATAACCCTGATACTCATATTTGCTGCAATGATGTTGTGACTAAAAAGCAAAATAATAGTGATTATGTATGTTGTGGTAACACTACCATTGATACAAACACCCAGATTTGTTGTATGGATACCCCACAGCCGAAGACAGGAAACCAGACGAATTGCTGCATGAAAGTGAGTTATGATGCCGCAAACTTTATATGTTGTGACGAGGGAGTCCGAAAGAAAACTAGTCCAGACGATACATGCTGTTGTGGATCTAAATATACATTCAACCCAGATACAGAAGTATGTTGCCAGGGGGAAATGCCTCAAGAACGAATTGGCGGGCCTGTCCTGCAAATGTTGTGGATACAAAAGCTTCGATTCTTCTGCAAAAATATGCTGCAACGAAACGCTTGTAAATAA
- the LOC127832536 gene encoding galaxin-like encodes MVQPENLVAGDQTQCCNKTSFDPKKYLCIMGVLVPKNQPSDDCVCGKTTFNAETQICCNGVPQPLVDGEFCSCCGSKSYSVRKQICCDNSVKDKVDPEDDCCCGNLTINKKKHICCNGKPQDGKDKTSCCGDISFNSASHVCCFGQIRPKANPSHNWCCGDSTYNTANEICCNGMTAQPASGSLDNTRCCGKVSYDSSKKMCCDLMITDKRNKDDDCCCGGTTINSKTEVCCQGLYLQPKVGGENTQCCLKLSYNPDTHLCCNGKVVTKASKSDDCCCGNTTLNSKTQVCCSGVVQPSFTSGFVSCCGYQSYNLSSQICCQGGVRNKSASRR; translated from the coding sequence ATGGTGCAGCCTGAGAATTTAGTCGCAGGCGATCAGACGCAATGTTGCAACAAGACAAGCTTTGATCCCAAAAAGTATTTATGCATCATGGGCGTTTTGGTGCCTAAGAACCAACCCAGTGACGACTGCGTATGCGGAAAAACTACATTCAATGCTGAAACACAAATATGCTGCAATGGTGTGCCACAGCCGTTAGTAGACGGCGAGTTCTGCTCCTGTTGTGGAAGCAAAAGCTACTCTGTAAGGAAACAAATATGCTGTGATAATAGTGTCAAAGATAAAGTAGATCCAGAAGATGACTGTTGCTGCGGTAATCTAACTatcaacaaaaagaaacacatttgttGCAACGGTAAACCTCAGGACGGGAAAGACAAAACTAGCTGCTGTGGTGATATAAGCTTCAATTCGGCATCGCATGTGTGCTGTTTTGGACAAATTAGACCTAAAGCAAATCCAAGCCACAATTGGTGTTGCGGAGACAGCACATATAATACCGCAAATGAGATATGTTGTAACGGCATGACAGCGCAACCAGCAAGTGGAAGCCTCGATAATACGCGATGCTGCGGCAAAGTATCGTATGACTCCTCAAAGAAGATGTGCTGTGACCTGATGATCACCGACAAACGGAATAAGGACGACGACTGTTGCTGTGGAGGCACGACAATAAATTCCAAGACGGAAGTGTGTTGCCAAGGACTTTATCTCCAGCCTAAAGTTGGTGGAGAAAATACCCAATGTTGTTTGAAACTAAGCTACAACCCAGATACACACCTGTGTTGCAATGGGAAAGTTGTGACGAAAGCTAGCAAGTCGGACGATTGCTGTTGTGGAAATACCACACTGAACTCGAAGACACAGGTATGCTGCTCGGGCGTTGTTCAACCGAGTTTCACATCGGGATTTGTGTCGTGTTGTGGATACCAGAGTTACAATCTGAGCAGCCAAATCTGTTGTCAGGGCGGTGTACGCAACAAATCGGCTTCTAGGCGATAA